From one Pararge aegeria chromosome 21, ilParAegt1.1, whole genome shotgun sequence genomic stretch:
- the LOC120633344 gene encoding glycine-rich protein DOT1-like, whose translation MRTLLYLCSVCVCLAYTAGLPYSAKDSDTDSKPRMVTENMIHANPRLKRGYGGGYGGGRGGGFGGGSGSGGGYGGGYGGGYGGGYGGGYGGGYGGGYGGGYGGGYGGGFGGGWGR comes from the exons ATGAGAACC ttattaTACCTCTGCAGTGTATGCGTGTGCCTGGCTTACACCGCAGGACTGCCGTACTCAGCGAAGGACTCCGACACTGACTCCAAGCCAAGAATGGTGACAGAAAACATGATACACGCTAATCCTCGACTCAAAC GGGGATATGGGGGTGGATACGGTGGTGGTAGAGGAGGTGGTTTTGGAGGAGGTAGTGGTTCCGGAGGTGGTTACGGAGGTGGTTACGGAGGTGGTTACGGAGGTGGTTACGGAGGTGGTTACGGAGGTGGTTATGGAGGTGGTTATGGAGGTGGTTACGGAGGTGGTTACGGAG GTGGATTCGGAGGTGGTTGGGGACGGTGA
- the LOC120633508 gene encoding glycine-rich cell wall structural protein-like, translated as MERAETFWRSYRPTSLKGIHIPLTFHLTGAYGGNSGTGALSSGYMSIPDGYGNRGKGGLAGSGYRAYGSHPGVRVYGNDAKPAWGGWGNGKWGHYGKG; from the coding sequence ATGGAACGCGCTGAAACATTTTGGCGTAGCTATCGTCCTACAAGTCTAAAAGGCATTCATATACCTCTAACATTCCATCTCACTGGCGCTTATGGTGGAAATTCTGGTACTGGGGCTCTTTCGAGTGGATATATGAGCATACCCGACGGTTATGGCAATCGGGGCAAAGGTGGTCTTGCTGGCAGTGGTTACAGGGCCTATGGAAGCCACCCTGGTGTGCGAGTTTATGGGAATGACGCAAAACCAGCATGGGGAGGATGGGGAAATGGAAAATGGGGGCATTATGGTAAAGGATAA
- the LOC120633290 gene encoding keratin-associated protein 19-2-like, whose translation MNTLMYVGLIACVCVAYVTALPFPAEQQDSNDNKSKTELETLVPAETHWGRRGWGGGRSWGGGHGWGGRGHGSGYGYGGGYGYGGGYGGGHGGSYGHGYGSGYGGGYGGGYGGGFGIGYGGGYGGAWGR comes from the exons ATGAACACT TTAATGTACGTCGGCTTAATCGCGTGCGTGTGCGTGGCGTACGTAACAGCACTACCGTTTCCAGCAGAACAGCAAGACAGTAATGACAATAAATCAAAGACTGAGTTGGAGACTCTAGTTCCCGCTGAGACCCATTGGGGACGTCGAGGATGGGGCGGAGGACGAAGCTGGGGTGGCGGACATGGCTGGGGAGGTAGAGGTCACGGGAGTGGTTACGGCTACGGAGGTGGTTACGGCTACGGAGGTGGCTATGGAGGCGGCCACGGTGGAAGTTACGGACATGGTTACGGAAGTGGTTACGGAGGGGGTTACGGAGGAGGTTACGGAGGCGGTTTCGGAATTGGTTACGGAGGTGGATACGGCGGTGCCTGGGGACGGTGA